A genomic segment from Centroberyx gerrardi isolate f3 chromosome 22, fCenGer3.hap1.cur.20231027, whole genome shotgun sequence encodes:
- the rdh12l gene encoding retinol dehydrogenase 12, like, producing the protein MQTLRNLFRSPWSSAARLDDKTVVITGANTGIGKETALDLAKRGAKIIMACRDMEKAQVAVKEIIEGSGNENVTCMKLDLSDTKSIREFAEVINKEETKLNILINNAGVMVCPYGKTADGFEMQIGVNHMGHFLLTHLLIDLIKRSAPARIVTVSSMAHAWGAINLEDINSEKGYDKKAAYSQSKLANVLFTRSLAKRLQGTGVTAYSLHPGVVQTELWRHLNGPQQLVMKMISPFTKSSVQGAQTTIYCAVEPTLETESGGYYSDCAPATCSAAATDDNVAQKLWELSCQMLSVSWD; encoded by the exons ATGCAGACGTTAAG AAATCTCTTCCGGAGTCCATGGTCCTCCGCTGCAAGACTAGATGACAAGACTGTGGTCATCACCGGAGCCAATACTGGGATTGGCAAAGAGACAGCACTTGACCTGGCAAAGAGAG GGGCAAAGATCATCATGGCATGCAGGGATATGGAGAAAGCACAGGTCGCCGTGAAAGAAATCATTGAAGgctctggaaatgaaaatgtcacttgcATGAAACTTGACTTGTCAGACACCAAGTCGATAAGAGAGTTCGCTGAAGTCATCAACAAAG AAGAGACAAAACTCAACATCCTCATCAACAATGCTGGGGTCATGGTTTGTCCATATGGGAAAACAGCAGATGGCTTTGAAATGCAGATTGGTGTCAATCACATGG GTCACTTCCTGTTGACGCATTTGTTGATTGACCTGATTAAAAGATCAGCGCCAGCCAGGATTGTCACTGTGTCTTCCATGGCTCACGCCTGGGGAGCCATCAACCTAGAAGACATCAACAGCGAGAAGGGATATGACAAGAAGGCCGCCTACAGCCAGAGCAAGCTGGCCAACGTCCTCTTCACTCGCTCGCTGGCCAAGAGACTACAAG GTACAGGTGTGACGGCGTACTCTCTCCACCCCGGGGTCGTCCAGACTGAACTGTGGCGTCATCTGAACGGCCCTCAGCAGCTTGTGATGAAGATGATCAGTCCCTTCACCAAGTCCTCTGTCCAGGGAGCCCAGACGACCATCTACTGCGCTGTGGAACCAACactggagacagagagtggCGGATACTACAG tGACTGTGCCCCTGCCACCTGCTCAGCGGCTGCAACAGACGACAACGTGGCGCAGAAGCTGTGGGAGCTCAGCTGTCAGATGCTGTCTGTGTCATGGGATTGA